AAAGCTACAGGAAAGAAAACTGAACTGGCCTTTGTTAAAGTACTACGTTCTTGAGAAATTCTCTTAAGAATTGATTTGTAGCGAGTCCCGATTTCTTTGGTATAGTTCCTGTCAGAAAAGTTATTTTTTAAAACATTTTTTACTTGAACCGTTAAAGACTTAATTTCAGTTTCAGCTCAACTAGCTTCATTCTTGATACCAATTTCTTTATTCATTAATTCTTTGTAAATTAAATTGATTTCATTTCTTTCATTAACGGTATTATTATTTAGTTTATTTCATAAAGTATGATTTACTACAAAAGTGTCAACCATCTCTACCTTATCTCTACCAGAACAGTGAGCGCTAACTTTCATTAGTCGAATAACTTTTTTTCAGCGACGATCTGAAATATATATTCCTGTCTTAGCTTCAATATTAGCTTTTAATTTATCAATAAAGGCGATAACTTCTTCTGATAATGTTATGAATTGGCCTTTTTTACCATCAACTACTTCACTAATCTGAGTGATCATTTCTGGGGTAATTAAATCTTCTGCTTGAAGAGTCACATCCAACTTTGCAGGGTTATAATTTACCATTTTCAATATATTGTCAAAATCTTTTATTGGGGTTATTTCATAGCGAATTAAAAATCGGTCATACAAAGCTTCTAGACCTTGGTTTTCTTCGGGAAATTCATTGGAAGCTGAAATTAATAATTTCAGAGGAACGCGGTTTACCTTGTTACCATTTCTAAATTCTTTTTCGTTGATTATTGTTAGTAAGGTATTTTGGATACTTGGACCTGCTTTTCAAATTTCATCAAGAAAAGCTACATCCGCACCTGGTAAATAACCTTCAGTTCTTCTAAAATATTCTCCGTGTGTTAATTTATCTATGTCCAGGGGTCCAAAAATTTCATCTGGTGTTGAATACTTATTCATTAAATATTCAAAGATTTGACCATTTCTAATAATATTTTTGACCAACTTAGCTAAATTGGATTTTCCTAATCCTGGTTTTCCATATAAAAAAATTGACTCTTCTGCAAACAGCGCTAAAAGCGTCAGATGAATTGCCTCATCTCTTTCATATAAATTATTTGTTAAAAAAGTTATTAATTTCTCGATTTTATTTTTCATGTCTACCTCTTTTATTTATTATATATTTATAGGTAATTTAAGTCAAAATACTGCTCAATTTTTCATCTTTTTTTAAGATAGCTTTAATAGCTTCCTTGACAATCAATTTGAAATCAGAATTATCAAAAACAGCAATCCCTTCCATAGTTGTTCCCCCTGGTGAAGTAACCTGTTTAATAATTTCATTAGGTTTTAAATCAGAATTTAAGTAATTTTTGAAAGTTCCTTCAAATACGCTTAAAAATAATTCCTTAACATTTAAATAGCCTAATTCCATTTCAGCAGCTAGATTTTCAAATAGCTCATAGAAATACAAAATCAATGCAGGAGAACTCCCTGCCAAAGCAGCGAATTTTGAAAAATCACTTTCTTCTATTTTGTAAATGGCTCCAAACGCTTTTAAAAGCATCTCGATATTTATTAATTCAATTGGGCTCAATTCTCAACTAGAGCACCAAGCTGTTGCTGACTTATTTACATTAGCATTAATGTTCGGCATTATTCTAATGATTTTTTTAGACCCTTCTTTTAGTAAAAAACTATTAATTTTTTCAATCGACCAAGAGACAACCATTGAAATAATAATTTTTGAGCTATCAACAAAAGGACTGATTTGTCCTAGAACATTCAGCATATCTTTTGGCTTTATTCCCAAAAAAATAACATCTGTTTTTTCCACTAATTCTTTTATACTATTCAGTGGTGTTGTTAAATTATTTTTTAAAAAACTTTCACTAGTTTTTAAATTCCTATTAAATGTAAAAAGTTTGAAATCACCAAGTTTTTTATTATGTTTAATACCTTTAATTATGGCCATTCCCATATTTCCAGTTCCAATAAAACCAATATTTTTAATTGACATATAATTTAGCCCTCATCTCCATTTTCTTTATTCAAGTATATTGTTTTTGAAAAATTAATTTTAAATTGTTTTTTGCTTTCTTCATCTTTTAAAATTCTAATAATAAAAGCTGTTCCAGATTCATTTAGTTGGTGGATGCTTTTTGTTACAATATTAATTTCATCATGAGAAAAGTTATCTGAATCAAGATCTAGTAAAATTATTTCTGGATTATTCAACATAGCTATTAGCAAGGTTATCTTAAACTTTTGAATTTTACTTAATTTAAAAATTTTAACAAATAATAAATCATCTATTTCAAAATAGCGAATTAGCTCCACTAGTTTTTCCTCTGATTCTTTTTTTGTAATTGATTTTAATTTCCCGCAATATGAAAGATAATTTTGCAAAACCATTTTCTCTGGTAGCTTGTTTAAGTCTAAGACATAGCTAATCTTTTTAACTAGAGAGGCTTCAAAAACATTTAAACCATTTAAGAAAATCCCTCCAGATTGAAAATTACTTTGACCTGAAATTATTTTGAGCATATTGCTCTCATCAATGTCAACAAGCTGATTTATAGATTTTT
This Spiroplasma endosymbiont of Panorpa germanica DNA region includes the following protein-coding sequences:
- a CDS encoding AAA family ATPase; amino-acid sequence: MKNKIEKLITFLTNNLYERDEAIHLTLLALFAEESIFLYGKPGLGKSNLAKLVKNIIRNGQIFEYLMNKYSTPDEIFGPLDIDKLTHGEYFRRTEGYLPGADVAFLDEIWKAGPSIQNTLLTIINEKEFRNGNKVNRVPLKLLISASNEFPEENQGLEALYDRFLIRYEITPIKDFDNILKMVNYNPAKLDVTLQAEDLITPEMITQISEVVDGKKGQFITLSEEVIAFIDKLKANIEAKTGIYISDRRWKKVIRLMKVSAHCSGRDKVEMVDTFVVNHTLWNKLNNNTVNERNEINLIYKELMNKEIGIKNEASWAETEIKSLTVQVKNVLKNNFSDRNYTKEIGTRYKSILKRISQERSTLTKASSVFFPVAFNGIDGVDVEIRNDFEKSFAKLQKMVG
- the proC gene encoding pyrroline-5-carboxylate reductase, whose translation is MSIKNIGFIGTGNMGMAIIKGIKHNKKLGDFKLFTFNRNLKTSESFLKNNLTTPLNSIKELVEKTDVIFLGIKPKDMLNVLGQISPFVDSSKIIISMVVSWSIEKINSFLLKEGSKKIIRIMPNINANVNKSATAWCSSWELSPIELINIEMLLKAFGAIYKIEESDFSKFAALAGSSPALILYFYELFENLAAEMELGYLNVKELFLSVFEGTFKNYLNSDLKPNEIIKQVTSPGGTTMEGIAVFDNSDFKLIVKEAIKAILKKDEKLSSILT
- a CDS encoding ATP-binding cassette domain-containing protein, which translates into the protein MEKLLIVNNITQKRGATSFYENISFYIMEKSINQLVDIDESNMLKIISGQSNFQSGGIFLNGLNVFEASLVKKISYVLDLNKLPEKMVLQNYLSYCGKLKSITKKESEEKLVELIRYFEIDDLLFVKIFKLSKIQKFKITLLIAMLNNPEIILLDLDSDNFSHDEINIVTKSIHQLNESGTAFIIRILKDEESKKQFKINFSKTIYLNKENGDEG